The Rhodoligotrophos appendicifer sequence ACAGGAAACCGGCGCGGACCTCGAGCAGAAACAAAACGAGCTGGAGGCGATCACCTCTGAGATCGAGAGCGGCAAGGCGCGTCAGTCGGAACTGACGGAGAAGGTCGCCGCCCTCATGAAGGAATCGGCAGAGCTGTCGGAGCGGCTCGTGGCCTTGGCCGGCAAGATTCAATCGCGTGAAGGCGCCATCACGGCAGCCGAGCAGCGTCTCGTGACATTCGACGATCAAGCGCGAAAGCTGCAGGAGAGACTGGCTGAACGCCGCAATTTCCTCTCGGAACTATTGGCCGGTCTGCAGCGCCTCGAGCGGAATCCGCCGCCGGCGCTTGCCGTCCGGCCCGACGATGCGCTGGAGGCCGTCCGCGGAGCGATTCTGATTGGCAACGTGATCCCCGAGCTCAAGGCACAGGCCGACGCCCTGACGGCAGATATCACCAGTCTCGCCGAGCTTCGGCGGCGCATGCTCCGCGAGGGCCAGGTGCTTGAGACGAATGTGAGCGGGCTCGAATCGGAGAAGACCCAGATCGCCGCCATTCTGGAGCAGAAGCGATCTTTGGTCAGTGCCACCAATAATGCTCTGCAGGACGAAAGGAAGCGTGTTGAGGGCCTCGCCGCCAAAGCTGCATCCCTGAAAGAACTGCTCTCCCAGATTGAACAGCGGCGACTCGCCGCGGCAGAACAGGCCCGGCAGGCGGAAGAGGAACGGCTCGCCGCCCAAATGAAGCCGCAAATACCCTTCACTCGTGCAAAAGGAAAACTGAGCTTCCCAGCACAGGGGACCTTGGTTCGCGGCTATGGTGATGGCAATGGATTCGGTGGCCACACGCAGGGCGTCTCGATTGCGACTCGTGCGGAGGCTCAGGTCACCTCGCCGACGGATGGGCGCGTTGAGTATGCTGGATCGTTTAGAAGTTACGGCGAACTCTTGATCCTGGACGTCGGCGAAGGATATCATGTTCTTCTCGCCGGCCTTGAAGGCATGACAGTGCAGACCGGTCAGTTTGTTCGTGCTGGCGAGCCGATTGGCGTGATGGGCAAGGAACCTGCGCGCGCAACATTGATCGGCGATCGTATGGGCGATCCTCGGCCAGTATTGTATGTAGAATTTCGGAAGAACGGCGATACGATCGATCCTGCACCTTGGTGGGCCGGAACGGGTAGAGAGGCACGGAAATAATGCGAAGCAAGACCTTGAGCGCTGTGGGCTACGCTGCGATCGGCGCGATCGTCGCCACCGTTGCCTGGAATGGGGCATCTGCGTTGGACGCCGCGACCGCGTCGAAGACGGATACCTATCGTCAGCTGAACCTATTCGGGGACGTGTTCGACCGCGTCCGTTCGGACTATGTCGAAGCGCCGAACGAGGAAGAACTGATCGATTCGGCGATCAACGGCATGCTCGCCTCTCTCGATCCGCATTCGAGCTACATGAATGCAGAGCGCTTCCGCGAGATGCAGGTGCAGACCCGTGGCGAGTTTGGCGGCCTCGGAATTGAGGTCACCATGGAGAATGGCTTGGTGAAGGTGGTTTATCCCATCGAGGATACGCCAGCCTCTCGTGCCGGCGTGAAGCCCAACGATCTCATCATCGGCATCGATGGAACGGATGTTCAAGGGCTGACCCTGAACGAGGCCGTGGACATGATGCGGGGCCCGGTAAACACGACGATCAAGCTGCAGATCCAGCGTCAGGGCGCCGACAAGCCCCTGGAGCTCCAGCTTAAGCGCGATGTCATCCGCATCCGCGCCGTGCGCTCCGAGATTGAGGACGACGTCGGATACATCCGGGTGACCTCCTTTAACGAGCAGACCCAGGAAGGCCTCGAAAACGCAGTCCGGGACATCAAGGCCAAGCTCGGCAGCAAGGCCAAGGGCTACATTCTTGATCTTCGCAACAATCCCGGCGGTTTGCTCGATGGAGCGATCTCCGTCTCCGACAGCTTGCTTGACCGCGGCGAGATCGTATCGACGCGCGGCCGAAATGCGGATGAGACCCAGCGCTACAACGCCCAGCCTGGCGACTTGTTCGATGGCAAGCCGGTGGTCATTCTTGTGAATGGCGGTTCTGCCTCAGCCTCTGAAATCGTGGCCGGCGCCCTCCAGGACCACAAACGGGCGACCATCATCGGCACCAAATCCTTCGGCAAGGGTTCGGTTCAGACCATCATTCCCATGGGCAGCTACGGTGCATTGAGGCTCACGACCGCTCGCTACTTTACGCCCTCGGGCCGTTCCATCCAGGCTCAGGGTATCGACCCCGATATCAAGGTCGATCAAGCGATCCCGGCCGAGGAAGCGGACAAGGTCCCGAGCACCACTCGTGGCGAGGCCAGTCTTCGGGGCCACCTCACCAACGAGAATGGAACCGAGGAGGCGACGGGCTCCCCGGCTTATGTCCCGAAGGACAAGGCCAAGGACACGCAGCTGCAATATGCGTTGAACTTCCTGCGCGGCGGTGCCGTGAGCGAGGCGACCAAGACCGCCAAACCGAACACACCGCAGGTGAAGGCCAACTGATCCTGAAAGGGTCCGAAATGTCATCAAGCGGGGCGCCCTCACGCCCCGCTTTTCCTTTAAGGAAATCTGTAGTCCTCGGTTTTATAATCACCCCTACACGAACAACCGGCGACCAGAGCAGGCGATGCTCGACAACGATCTTCGCAGGCCACTCCAACCGAAGCGGCTCAGGATGACCGCTCACCGTGGTTCAGTGTCGGCACTGCAGATTGCCGTAGCAGCCCTGGCAGCTTTATTGCTGATGGTCTTCGCCTGGCTGGTCCTCGCCCATGACCTCAGTGGTGGCCAGCCGAGAGTAGTGGCCAAGATCCAAAAGAGCGACCCTATGGCGACGGGCTCGGTCCGCTCTTCCACGGGGCCCTCGAGCCTCAGAAAAGCGCCGCTTTCCCTCCTCTTGGAGCCTGGACGATACGGGGCCTTGCCTCGAATTTCAGGCGACGAAACCCCGCTGAGCGCATATTCCCGACCGATCTCTGCCGAGGCCATGGCGTCGCCATTGCCGAAAGTGGCGTTGATCATCGGCGGCGTCGGCGGAAATGATGAAATGTCTGCCGCAGCGATCGAACGGCTGCCTGAGGAGGTCACCCTCGCGATCGATTCGAACGGCCGGAATTTGCAAAGCTGGGTCGATCGCGCCCGCCTTTCGGGGCACGAGGTCCTCCTTCAGCTTCCCATGGAGGCGCTCGCTCATCCAAACGCCGGCCCGGGAGCCCGCACCTTGCTGGCGAGCATGTCGCCTGCCGAGATCCAGGATGATCTTCACTGGCATCTCGCGCGCGCTGCGGGATATTTCGGTGTCATCAATCAACTGGGCGGCAAGTTCCTCGGAAGTGAGGCGGCACTGGAGCCCCTGGCGCATGAACTGAAGCGGCGAGGGCTTTTATTCGTCGAGGACATGCCGTCCGGTCAAAGCAAGGCGGCAGCGGTTGCTGATGATGTGGACATGAAGTATCTGGGCGCGGACATCGTCATCGACGAAGACTCGGATCCTGCAGCCATCGATGCGGCCCTGGAGGAACTCTTGAACATCGCCGAGCGTAAAGGCTTTGCCTTGGCGGTCGGCTCGGCCTTTCCGGCGACCCTGGAACGGGTTGAACTTTGGACGAAGCGAGCGATGGTGACGAAGCGGGTTATGATTGTGCCTGCAAGCGCAGCCCTTGTTCTTGAGCCTCAATGATCGAAAGCTTTCCCTATGAGTGAGAAGTTGGACGACGCGCAGATCGCTGCCATGCCGTATCGGCCCTGCGTTGGAATCATGCTGATGAACGCCGAGAACAGGGTCTGGCTGGGCAAACGCGTGCCCAAGTGGGAATGTGATCTGGGGTTCGATCTCTGGCAGATGCCTCAGGGAGGCATCGATGAGGGCGAGAATCCGCGCGAAGCGGCGTTCCGCGAGCTGTTTGAGGAGGTGGGAACGCGCGAGGCCTCCATCATCGCCGACACCCAGGGTTGGCTTCATTACGATCTGCCGCGGTCGGCAATCGGCAAGGCACTGCACGGTCGCTACCGCGGCCAGCGGCAGAAATGGTTCCTGATGCGCTATGAAGGGCGCGACAGCGACTTCAATCTGATCCCGGCCGATGGCGGAGAAATCGAATTCGACGAGTGGCGCTGGGTGGATATCTCGGAGGTCACGAGTCTGGTGGTCCCCTTCAAACGCCACGTCTATGAGCAGGTCGTGGCGACGTTCGCTCCCCTCGTCAGATCGATCTGAGCCTAAGTTTCGGCGGACTTCCCTCTCGCCCTCTGCACAATTGACCAGCATTCACCCGGCAGGGGTCGGGGACAGCATCCATTGGAGCGAGAATGTCTGACAACGCCGCAATAAGCAATTCTGAGCCTGAGAAGCCGGAGTCTTCCATCTCCGCGGAGAACAAGAACGAACCGGAAATGGAGAGCGAAGTGTCGATCAATATCGGGACCATGAATTTTCACATCGACAAGGTCGTCATAGCCCAGATCGATGAATTGAATTTATCTCAGGGCTTGTCGAACCTTTTCAATATGGGTCACGGATCTTCGGCACCCCGAGCAGGCAGTGCTCCGTCGCGATCGATGAGGTCGATCGACGAAGGAGATGCTCGCCCGTCCAATTACGGCATTGAATTCCTGGATGACGGAACATCGATGTCGATCTAGGCGCCGGTCGATGCCACCCTCTTAGCCTGAAGGAGGGTGGCATCTCGCCTCAAGCTGGTTATGATGCCTCATCGCACAAGAAACTCGAGGGAAACGATGAGGAAGTTGTTCAATCGCCGCCATGTCATTGGCGCCATCGCTGCCGCCGGACTGGCCATTGGGACACCGGCCAGTGCTGCCGAATTCGTCAACATCGTGACCGGCGGAACCAGCGGCGTCTACTACCCGCTGGGCGTGGCGCTCTCGAAGCTTTACGGCGCCGCACTGCCGGATGCGAAGATTTCCGTCCAGTCGACCAAGGCATCGGTTGAAAATCTGAACCTTCTGGAAGCGGGCCGTGCGGAAGTGGCCTTCAGCCTCGGCGATGCCGTTGCCGACGCGTGGAACGGGGAAAAGGAAGCTGGCTTCCCGAATAAGCTCGAGAAGCTTCGCGCCATCGGCGGTCTGTACAACAATTATGTTCAGATCATTGCGACCGAAGCCTCCGGCATCAAGACGCTGGCTGATCTCAAGGGCAAGCGGATCTCTGTCGGTGCGCCGCGCTCCGGCACCGAGCTCAATGCTCGTGCCGTGCTGAAGGCCGCGGGTCTCACTTACGAGGATTTCAGCAAGGTCGAGTACCTGCCCTTCGGCGAATCCGTGGACCTGATGAAGAACCGCCAGCTGGATGTGACCCTGCAATCTGCGGGGCTCGGCGTCTCCTCGATCCGCGACTTGGCCACGTCAGTGCCGATCGTCGTCGTTCCGGTGCCGGCGGATGTCGTGGAGAAGATTGGCAATCCGGCATACCAGGCCGCCAATATCCCGGCGAGTACCTATGATGGCCAGTCCGCAGACGTGCCGGCGGTAGCGATCACGAACATCCTGGTGACCCGCGAGGGGGTCGCCGAAGAGACTGTCTATCTTCTCACCAAGGCCATGTTCGACCATCTGGACCAGCTGTCCATGGCGCATTCGGCTGCGAAGGCGATCAATGCAAAACAGGCCATCAAAGGCCTGCCGATCCCGCTGCATCCCGGTGCAGCCCGCTATTACAAGGAAGCGGGGATCGAATAGCGCTGACGGTTGACCTGAGCCCTTCACGGTCTCAGGAAGGTAAAGAAGAGTGCTGGTGAGCGACGCCCATGGATCGTAATCTCGAGCTTGAGGTCGAGCTTCCCGCTGAGAGCACCGATGTCAGACGCGGCGGGTCGGCCTGGGCACTCTACGCCATCGGCATCGCCTTCTCCGTCTTTCAGATATGGACCGCCGCCTACAGCCCCATCTCAAGCCTGGTTGTTCGCTCGGTCCATGTCGGCTTCCTCGTCCTGATGATCTTCGGCATCTCCGCCGAACTCACGAAAAACAAAGCCCACGCCACGCTGCTCTGGTCGCTTGGTATCCTGGGCTTTGTTCTCGGACTCTATCATTGGGTCTACGAGACCGAGATCATGCTTCGGTCTGGAATACCGTCAATGACCGATCTCGTCATCGGCGTGATCGTCATCATATTGGTCTTCGACGCGACCCGACGCCTGATGGGATGGGCGCTGCCGATCCTGTGTGGGCTGGCGCTTCTCTATGGCCTTTTCGGCGAATATCTCCCAGGCGCGCTCGCCACCCGCGGCTATGGCCTCGATCAGATCATCGAGCAGATGTTCATGGGGACCGAGGGTATCTACGGCACGCCGATCTATGTGTCTTCGACCTACATCTTCCTCTTCATCCTGTTCGGGACGTTTCTGGAACGGGCCGGGATGATCAAGCTGTTCACCGATGTGTCCATGGGGTTGGTCGGGCATCTCAAAGGCGGCCCGGCCAAAGTCTCCGTGTTCTCCTCCGGCCTCATGGGCACGATCAACGGCTCCGGTGTTGCCAATGTCGTCACGACGGGCCAGTTCACCATCCCGTTGATGAAGCGCTTCGGCTACTCCTCCGTTTTTTCCGGCGCCGTCGAGGCCACCTCCAGCATGGGTGGTCAGATCATGCCGCCGGTCATGGGCGCCGTGGCCTTCATCATGGCGGAGACCCTGGGCGTCCCCTATGTGGAAATCGTCAAGGCCGCGATCATTCCCGCTCTCCTCTATTTTGCGGCGGCCTTTTGGGCCGTCCACTTGGAGGCGGGCCACAAGAATTTGCGCGGTCTTCCGAAGGAGATGTGTCCGAGCGCTTGGGGCGCTCTCAAGGCAGGTTGGTATCTCATCCTGCCTCTGGCCATCCTCGTCTATCTGCTCTTCTCCGGATATACCCCCCTATTCTCGGGAACGGTGGGATTGGCGCTGACAATCGTTCTGATCCTCGGCGCCGCCATAGCCTTGAACCTGAGTGGCACCGCCCTTCGCGTCATATTCTGGGTGGTGCTGGGACTGCTCTGTGGGTCGTTCTTCGAATTCGGCATCACCGCTATTGGCTTGATCATCATTGCGCTCATCGCGGGCAATCTGTTCGTCAAGGGGGGCCGCGAGACCGTGCGGCTTTCGGTCGACAGCCTGGCTGAAGGGGCACGGCATGCCGTCAGCGTCGGCATCGCCTGCGCCATCGTCGGCGTGTTGATCGGCATTTTCACCCTGACGGGAGTCGCCGTTCAGTTCGCGGAAATGATTCTGGCCTTCGGTCGCAGCAGCCTGTTTCTGAGCCTCGTGCTGACGATGATCGCCTGCCTGCTCCTGGGGACGGGGCTCCCGACGATCCCGAACTACATCATCACCAGCGCCATCGCCGCCCCCGCTCTCCTGGAACTGGGTGTGCCGCTGCTGGTCTCCCATATGTTCGTCTTCTATTTCGGCATCATGGCGGACCTGACGCCGCCTGTGGCCTTGGCTGCCTTCGCCGCCGCGCCGATCGCCAGGGCATCGGGCATGGCTATCGGCTGGCAGGCCTCGAAGATCGCGATCCCGGGCTATGTCGTCCCCTTCATGGCGGTCTATGACCCAGCCCTTATGGCCCAGACCGGAGACTGGCTGGCCACGGCCTATATGGCATTCAAGGCAATCGTCTCCATCGGCCTTTGGGGCGCAGCCATGGTCGGCTTCCTCCACACGAAGCTCAACTGGCCCGAGCGTATCTGGGCCACCGCTGCTGCCTTCCTCCTCGTCCTGGCGCTTCCCATCACCGATGAGCTTGGCTTCGGTTTAGGGTTTCTCTTCATCGTCTGGCATTGGTGGCGGTCGCGCGGGGCAACCCAGAGCGAACCCGCTTGAGCCTCCTGCTGTGCCTCGTGACGGGGGCCGCTCTCACTTCGCTCGACCTTCCCAGCAATCGCTTCACCCTTGCTTGGACCCACTCGGTGGAAAAAATCCGCTGGGAGGAGGACTATGTGGCCGGAGCGCATGGGTTCACGCTCGAGAGGGCGAGAGTGCGCGGTTCGGGCGCGGGAATGGAGCCTCCGCCCGACGCGGTGAAGATTCCGGGAGGATGGTGGCAATACAGCCCCGCCGAATTGCGTCTGACTGAGGTGAATCTCGCGGCCTCGGCCTTTACGGGCGATTATGAGATTTGCGTCGAGGGGTCATGCCGTCCCCTGGGGCAACTGGTGACGATCCCGAGCGACAGCGGCGTGACCCTCCGGGTATGCGATTCCGCGACGCGGCGTGCGAAGTGATGCGGCCCGGGCTCACACGGCCGACTGAGCCAGCTTCTGTTTCTGGCGGGACATGTACCACCAGGCGAGGCTCTGGATCCTCGTTGTGAGGAAGCCGTGCGGGTCCAGTCCCCCAGCCTTGGCGACCATGGAGATCAGCCTGTCCATATGCTGTCTCTGATACACGCCCATGGCCCGCTTCTGATAGGCGTCGGCGAAGGTCTTGCGATGATAGGGGGTCTCGCTGTCCGCGGAGTAATTGGCGCAGTAGAAGGCCCCCGCGAGCTCGTCGTCATCCGCTTCGTTCACCCGCCCCACTGCAACCTTCAACCGCCCGATCCGTCCTGGCAGCTCTGAGGCGTATTTCTTGTAGATCTCGTAGAAGCAACGGTAATGGGCGAACTCGTCCGCTGCCATGAAGGTCACGATCTGCTTGAGGCAGGGCTCGTCCGTCTGATCCTTGATCGCCGTGTAGAAGGACGAGGTACCGCTTTCGACCACGCAGCGGGCGATCATTTCACCGGCTTTGGAGCCTCGCAGCGATTCATTGGCACTCGTATCGATGCTTTGGATCGTGCGAAACCGGGCGAAGGAATCTTCGAAGTCGAAGCTGGGATCGGCGAGCTTGGCCCACGCGGCTAAAGCGCGGCCGTGCTGGGCCTCTTCCTTGCCCCATTGATCGATATTCTGCTGGACGGTCTCGTCGTCGCGAAAGACGTTGGACAGATAGGTGACGTAGTCCGGCGCATTGAATTCGACGAGAGCGGCGGCCTTGACCGCCTTCAACATCTCGGGATCGACCTTGGAGCCGTCGAAGGCTCCCCAGTTAATGCGATCAAGTGTCCAGCGCATGGTACCTGGATCGCCATGCATCGATGCTGTCCTCTGGCGTCCTCCGCCCGGAGCGGGCGTGTAATCGTCTAAACCGGTGCTGATAGGGCCGCCTGCAATTGCCTGAGATGGTCGAGCACTTCCTGAGCCCGGCGCCGCTTCTCGTCGTCCTTGGCGTCCGCGACGTCTTCCGCTGCGTTCTTGAACTGCACCTCGAACGCGGCGCGATCAAGCTCTGCTAAGGGAATAGCCTCTTCAGCCAACACGGTGAGGCCCCGCGGATTGATCTCCGCAAAACCGCCGCGCAAGAAGATCTTCTCCGGCGCACCGCTCTCCTTGCGGATCACAAGCAGACCGGGCTTCAACGTGGCGACCAAGGGAGCATGGCGCACGAGAACGGTGAACTCTCCCTCGCTGCCGGGGACCGTAACTTCGGCGACCTCACCGGAGAAAAGCAGTCTCTCCGGTGACACGAGTTCGAAATGCAGCAATTCAGCCATTAGCCGGCGATCCTTTTGCCGTCACGCTTCAGACAAACGGCTCAGGCCGCTTCCGCCGCAAGGCGCTCGGCCTTTTCGACGGCTTCCTCGATCGTGCCAACCATGTAGAAGGCCGATTCCGGCAAGTGATCATACTTGCCTTCGCACAAGCCACTGAACCCTTTGATGGTGTCTTCGAGGTTGACGAACTTACCGGGCGAACCGGTGAAGATTTCGGCCACGAAGAAGGG is a genomic window containing:
- a CDS encoding murein hydrolase activator EnvC family protein; the protein is MGVPSQFRAGPARLFVAFVVVGLSLLAQPAFAQETGADLEQKQNELEAITSEIESGKARQSELTEKVAALMKESAELSERLVALAGKIQSREGAITAAEQRLVTFDDQARKLQERLAERRNFLSELLAGLQRLERNPPPALAVRPDDALEAVRGAILIGNVIPELKAQADALTADITSLAELRRRMLREGQVLETNVSGLESEKTQIAAILEQKRSLVSATNNALQDERKRVEGLAAKAASLKELLSQIEQRRLAAAEQARQAEEERLAAQMKPQIPFTRAKGKLSFPAQGTLVRGYGDGNGFGGHTQGVSIATRAEAQVTSPTDGRVEYAGSFRSYGELLILDVGEGYHVLLAGLEGMTVQTGQFVRAGEPIGVMGKEPARATLIGDRMGDPRPVLYVEFRKNGDTIDPAPWWAGTGREARK
- a CDS encoding S41 family peptidase; this encodes MMRSKTLSAVGYAAIGAIVATVAWNGASALDAATASKTDTYRQLNLFGDVFDRVRSDYVEAPNEEELIDSAINGMLASLDPHSSYMNAERFREMQVQTRGEFGGLGIEVTMENGLVKVVYPIEDTPASRAGVKPNDLIIGIDGTDVQGLTLNEAVDMMRGPVNTTIKLQIQRQGADKPLELQLKRDVIRIRAVRSEIEDDVGYIRVTSFNEQTQEGLENAVRDIKAKLGSKAKGYILDLRNNPGGLLDGAISVSDSLLDRGEIVSTRGRNADETQRYNAQPGDLFDGKPVVILVNGGSASASEIVAGALQDHKRATIIGTKSFGKGSVQTIIPMGSYGALRLTTARYFTPSGRSIQAQGIDPDIKVDQAIPAEEADKVPSTTRGEASLRGHLTNENGTEEATGSPAYVPKDKAKDTQLQYALNFLRGGAVSEATKTAKPNTPQVKAN
- a CDS encoding divergent polysaccharide deacetylase family protein, with product MTAHRGSVSALQIAVAALAALLLMVFAWLVLAHDLSGGQPRVVAKIQKSDPMATGSVRSSTGPSSLRKAPLSLLLEPGRYGALPRISGDETPLSAYSRPISAEAMASPLPKVALIIGGVGGNDEMSAAAIERLPEEVTLAIDSNGRNLQSWVDRARLSGHEVLLQLPMEALAHPNAGPGARTLLASMSPAEIQDDLHWHLARAAGYFGVINQLGGKFLGSEAALEPLAHELKRRGLLFVEDMPSGQSKAAAVADDVDMKYLGADIVIDEDSDPAAIDAALEELLNIAERKGFALAVGSAFPATLERVELWTKRAMVTKRVMIVPASAALVLEPQ
- a CDS encoding RNA pyrophosphohydrolase produces the protein MSEKLDDAQIAAMPYRPCVGIMLMNAENRVWLGKRVPKWECDLGFDLWQMPQGGIDEGENPREAAFRELFEEVGTREASIIADTQGWLHYDLPRSAIGKALHGRYRGQRQKWFLMRYEGRDSDFNLIPADGGEIEFDEWRWVDISEVTSLVVPFKRHVYEQVVATFAPLVRSI
- a CDS encoding TAXI family TRAP transporter solute-binding subunit, with amino-acid sequence MFNRRHVIGAIAAAGLAIGTPASAAEFVNIVTGGTSGVYYPLGVALSKLYGAALPDAKISVQSTKASVENLNLLEAGRAEVAFSLGDAVADAWNGEKEAGFPNKLEKLRAIGGLYNNYVQIIATEASGIKTLADLKGKRISVGAPRSGTELNARAVLKAAGLTYEDFSKVEYLPFGESVDLMKNRQLDVTLQSAGLGVSSIRDLATSVPIVVVPVPADVVEKIGNPAYQAANIPASTYDGQSADVPAVAITNILVTREGVAEETVYLLTKAMFDHLDQLSMAHSAAKAINAKQAIKGLPIPLHPGAARYYKEAGIE
- a CDS encoding TRAP transporter permease; this encodes MDRNLELEVELPAESTDVRRGGSAWALYAIGIAFSVFQIWTAAYSPISSLVVRSVHVGFLVLMIFGISAELTKNKAHATLLWSLGILGFVLGLYHWVYETEIMLRSGIPSMTDLVIGVIVIILVFDATRRLMGWALPILCGLALLYGLFGEYLPGALATRGYGLDQIIEQMFMGTEGIYGTPIYVSSTYIFLFILFGTFLERAGMIKLFTDVSMGLVGHLKGGPAKVSVFSSGLMGTINGSGVANVVTTGQFTIPLMKRFGYSSVFSGAVEATSSMGGQIMPPVMGAVAFIMAETLGVPYVEIVKAAIIPALLYFAAAFWAVHLEAGHKNLRGLPKEMCPSAWGALKAGWYLILPLAILVYLLFSGYTPLFSGTVGLALTIVLILGAAIALNLSGTALRVIFWVVLGLLCGSFFEFGITAIGLIIIALIAGNLFVKGGRETVRLSVDSLAEGARHAVSVGIACAIVGVLIGIFTLTGVAVQFAEMILAFGRSSLFLSLVLTMIACLLLGTGLPTIPNYIITSAIAAPALLELGVPLLVSHMFVFYFGIMADLTPPVALAAFAAAPIARASGMAIGWQASKIAIPGYVVPFMAVYDPALMAQTGDWLATAYMAFKAIVSIGLWGAAMVGFLHTKLNWPERIWATAAAFLLVLALPITDELGFGLGFLFIVWHWWRSRGATQSEPA
- a CDS encoding DUF1850 domain-containing protein, with the protein product MSLLLCLVTGAALTSLDLPSNRFTLAWTHSVEKIRWEEDYVAGAHGFTLERARVRGSGAGMEPPPDAVKIPGGWWQYSPAELRLTEVNLAASAFTGDYEICVEGSCRPLGQLVTIPSDSGVTLRVCDSATRRAK
- a CDS encoding ferritin-like domain-containing protein encodes the protein MHGDPGTMRWTLDRINWGAFDGSKVDPEMLKAVKAAALVEFNAPDYVTYLSNVFRDDETVQQNIDQWGKEEAQHGRALAAWAKLADPSFDFEDSFARFRTIQSIDTSANESLRGSKAGEMIARCVVESGTSSFYTAIKDQTDEPCLKQIVTFMAADEFAHYRCFYEIYKKYASELPGRIGRLKVAVGRVNEADDDELAGAFYCANYSADSETPYHRKTFADAYQKRAMGVYQRQHMDRLISMVAKAGGLDPHGFLTTRIQSLAWWYMSRQKQKLAQSAV
- a CDS encoding F0F1 ATP synthase subunit epsilon, which translates into the protein MAELLHFELVSPERLLFSGEVAEVTVPGSEGEFTVLVRHAPLVATLKPGLLVIRKESGAPEKIFLRGGFAEINPRGLTVLAEEAIPLAELDRAAFEVQFKNAAEDVADAKDDEKRRRAQEVLDHLRQLQAALSAPV